A genome region from Rhodopseudomonas boonkerdii includes the following:
- the cyoA gene encoding ubiquinol oxidase subunit II — protein sequence MSRLRILLLLPLVALLGGCNFVVMNPAGDIAVQQRDLVVVSVVLMLLIIIPVMALTVFFAWKYRQSNTAAPYEPDWDHSTHLELVIWSMPLLIIICLGAVTWSSTHLLDPYRRLDRIAPGQAATLNDPLVVEVVALDWKWLFIYPEYGVAAVNELVAPLDRQIRFKITGTSVMNSFYIPALAGQIYAMPGMETKLHAVINKPGKYEGFSANYSGAGFSNMRFAFHGVDQAGFDAWIAKAKGSQDKLSRDIYLELEKPSEKVPVKLYSSVDADLYKLILNQCAQPGKMCMSEMMAIDSKGGMGLASARNILPLKYNVSQLDGSASVKNYVASVCTVADAVREAADRTFTPGDPTPMSGAGLSRTRAPAPFQFTPVPSSAERRASNT from the coding sequence TTGAGCCGCCTGAGAATCCTCCTTCTGCTGCCCTTGGTTGCCTTGCTGGGCGGCTGCAATTTCGTGGTCATGAATCCTGCGGGTGACATCGCAGTGCAACAGCGCGACCTCGTAGTCGTTTCTGTGGTTCTGATGCTGCTCATCATTATCCCGGTGATGGCGCTCACCGTGTTCTTCGCCTGGAAGTACCGCCAGTCGAATACCGCCGCTCCATATGAGCCGGATTGGGATCACTCCACCCATCTCGAACTCGTTATCTGGTCGATGCCGCTGCTGATCATCATCTGCCTCGGCGCCGTAACCTGGAGCAGCACTCATCTCCTCGATCCGTATCGTCGCCTCGATCGTATCGCGCCGGGCCAGGCCGCGACTCTGAACGATCCGCTTGTCGTCGAGGTTGTGGCGCTCGACTGGAAGTGGCTCTTTATCTATCCGGAATATGGCGTGGCTGCGGTCAACGAGCTCGTCGCCCCGCTGGATCGCCAGATCCGCTTCAAGATCACCGGCACTTCGGTGATGAACTCGTTCTACATTCCCGCGCTGGCCGGCCAGATTTATGCGATGCCCGGCATGGAAACGAAGCTTCACGCCGTCATCAACAAGCCCGGTAAGTATGAAGGCTTTTCGGCCAACTATTCGGGTGCCGGCTTCTCCAATATGCGCTTCGCCTTCCACGGCGTCGATCAGGCCGGCTTCGATGCCTGGATTGCCAAGGCCAAGGGGAGTCAGGACAAGTTGAGCCGCGACATCTATCTCGAGCTCGAAAAGCCGAGCGAGAAGGTGCCGGTGAAGCTCTACAGCAGCGTCGATGCCGATCTGTACAAGCTGATCCTCAATCAGTGCGCCCAGCCCGGCAAGATGTGCATGAGCGAAATGATGGCGATCGACAGCAAGGGCGGCATGGGCCTCGCCAGCGCCCGCAACATCCTGCCGCTGAAGTACAATGTCTCGCAACTCGACGGTTCGGCTTCGGTCAAGAACTACGTCGCCAGCGTCTGCACCGTCGCCGACGCCGTCCGCGAAGCGGCCGACCGCACATTCACGCCGGGCGATCCGACGCCGATGAGTGGCGCCGGCTTGTCGCGCACCCGTGCGCCCGCACCATTTCAATTCACGCCTGTGCCGTCGTCCGCTGAGCGACGCGCTTCCAACACCTGA
- a CDS encoding MFS transporter gives MAQATSTMEQDARRLNADSHGQVNPGEIAIGVIIGRTSEFFDFFVYAIASVLVFPKLVFPNLDPLTGTLYSFAIFALAFIARPIGTIIFTEIDRRQGKGAKMTVALFLLGVSTVAIAFLPGHETIGVASAWLLAAARIGQGLSWGGTWDGLASLLALNAPEGRKGWYAMIPQLGAPIGLIVASALFAFFVDTLSAEDFLDWGWRYPFFVAFAINVVALFARLRMVVTPGYTELFESRELEPSSVPETLAQQGRTIVVGAFAPLASFALFHMVTVFPLSWVFLFTRETPGRFLVIECIGAVVGIIAMLFSGYIADKVGRRTLLAGSAIAIAVFSGFAPQMLDGGLVGELAFMVLGFVLLGLSLGQSSGSVASSFRKRYRYTGSALTTDLAWLFGAGFAPLAALLLSSHFGLSSSGVYLLSGAVCTLLAISINRQFASRDAEAVQP, from the coding sequence ATGGCGCAAGCGACATCGACGATGGAACAGGATGCGCGTCGCCTCAACGCGGACAGCCATGGTCAGGTGAATCCGGGCGAGATCGCCATCGGCGTGATCATCGGGCGCACGTCGGAATTCTTCGACTTCTTCGTCTATGCGATCGCCTCGGTGCTGGTATTTCCGAAGCTGGTCTTCCCGAATCTCGATCCGCTGACCGGTACTCTCTATTCTTTCGCGATCTTTGCGCTCGCCTTCATCGCGCGCCCGATCGGCACCATCATCTTCACGGAGATCGACCGCCGTCAGGGCAAGGGCGCGAAGATGACCGTGGCGCTGTTCCTGCTCGGCGTCTCCACCGTCGCCATCGCGTTCCTGCCCGGCCACGAGACCATCGGTGTCGCGTCTGCCTGGCTGCTTGCCGCTGCGCGCATTGGCCAGGGCCTCTCCTGGGGCGGCACCTGGGACGGTCTCGCTTCGCTACTCGCGCTGAACGCGCCGGAAGGCCGCAAGGGTTGGTACGCCATGATCCCGCAGCTCGGCGCCCCGATCGGCCTGATCGTCGCTTCGGCATTGTTCGCTTTCTTCGTCGATACCCTGTCGGCGGAAGACTTCCTCGATTGGGGCTGGCGCTACCCGTTCTTCGTCGCTTTCGCCATCAACGTGGTCGCGCTGTTCGCACGCCTGCGCATGGTGGTGACCCCGGGCTACACCGAACTGTTCGAAAGCCGTGAACTCGAACCGTCGTCGGTGCCGGAAACCCTTGCACAGCAGGGCCGTACCATCGTTGTCGGCGCCTTCGCGCCGCTGGCTTCTTTCGCCCTCTTCCATATGGTCACGGTGTTTCCGCTGTCCTGGGTGTTCCTGTTCACGCGTGAAACGCCCGGCCGCTTTCTTGTGATCGAATGCATCGGCGCCGTAGTCGGCATCATCGCGATGCTGTTCTCGGGCTATATCGCCGACAAAGTCGGCCGCCGTACCCTGCTTGCAGGCTCGGCAATCGCGATCGCGGTGTTCTCCGGCTTCGCTCCGCAGATGCTGGACGGCGGCCTCGTCGGCGAACTCGCCTTCATGGTCCTGGGCTTTGTATTGCTCGGCCTGTCGCTCGGCCAGTCCTCGGGCTCGGTCGCATCGAGCTTCCGCAAGCGCTATCGCTACACCGGCTCGGCACTCACCACCGACCTCGCCTGGCTGTTCGGTGCCGGCTTCGCGCCGCTGGCCGCGCTTCTGCTGTCGAGCCATTTCGGCCTGTCATCGTCGGGTGTCTATCTGCTTTCAGGCGCGGTCTGCACGCTGCTGGCGATTTCAATCAACCGCCAGTTCGCCAGCCGCGACGCTGAAGCGGTTCAGCCGTGA
- a CDS encoding SDR family oxidoreductase — protein sequence MNDLTGKRALVTGASRGIGAAIAKALAAKGADVAITYERSADKAAEVVRAIETFGRHGFAIRADSADANAVKRSVKDAAEKLGGLDILVNNAGIARGGPVAEMSLADIDAILDVNVRSVVLASQAAIPLLGQGGRIISIGSNLAERVPFPGITVYSMSKSALLSFTRGLARELGPRGITVNLVHPGSTDTDMNPAEGETSDAQRAFSALGHYGKPEDIGAAVAFLASPAARQITGTGLLVDGGANA from the coding sequence ATGAACGATCTGACTGGAAAGCGCGCCCTAGTCACCGGCGCATCACGCGGCATCGGCGCGGCCATAGCAAAAGCGCTCGCGGCAAAAGGGGCTGACGTTGCAATTACTTACGAGCGCTCCGCCGACAAGGCCGCGGAGGTCGTCCGCGCCATCGAAACGTTCGGCCGACATGGCTTTGCGATCCGGGCTGACAGCGCCGATGCGAACGCCGTGAAGCGGTCGGTTAAGGACGCCGCTGAGAAGCTCGGTGGCCTCGACATTCTCGTCAATAATGCCGGCATCGCCCGCGGCGGCCCGGTGGCCGAGATGAGCCTCGCCGATATCGATGCCATCCTCGACGTCAATGTGCGCTCGGTGGTGCTGGCTTCGCAGGCTGCCATTCCGCTGCTTGGGCAGGGCGGCCGCATCATTTCGATCGGCTCCAATCTTGCCGAGCGCGTCCCGTTCCCAGGGATCACCGTCTACTCGATGTCGAAATCAGCGCTACTGTCTTTCACCCGCGGTCTGGCCCGCGAGCTTGGCCCACGCGGTATCACAGTCAATCTTGTCCATCCAGGATCGACCGATACCGATATGAATCCGGCCGAGGGCGAGACATCGGATGCGCAGCGCGCGTTTTCGGCGCTGGGGCATTACGGCAAGCCGGAAGATATCGGGGCCGCGGTTGCTTTCCTGGCGAGTCCTGCCGCGCGTCAGATCACCGGCACCGGCCTTCTGGTGGATGGCGGCGCCAACGCCTGA
- a CDS encoding TetR/AcrR family transcriptional regulator translates to MQKTDNTLSTTPAKPSRGRPRAFDREAALAAATRLFWQKGYAATSISELTEAMGIGTPSLYAAFGSKEALYGEALRYYGQNYEGLVWGNFAKAPTAREAIAALLMDSAAALTASVGRCEPLGCMVTLSTVGSEGQVELGETVRAARAGGLERVSERLRRAVDNDELDASIDINGLARFVLAVQNGMSLMARDGASREELEAVARHTMRGWDSQTGA, encoded by the coding sequence ATGCAGAAAACGGATAACACGCTCTCGACCACTCCGGCCAAGCCCAGCCGTGGCCGCCCGCGCGCTTTCGACCGCGAGGCCGCGCTGGCGGCAGCAACGCGTCTGTTCTGGCAAAAAGGCTATGCCGCTACCTCCATTTCGGAGCTCACCGAGGCCATGGGGATTGGAACGCCGAGCCTCTATGCGGCCTTCGGATCGAAAGAGGCGCTGTACGGCGAGGCGCTGCGTTATTATGGCCAGAATTACGAAGGGCTGGTCTGGGGCAATTTCGCCAAGGCCCCAACGGCGCGCGAGGCGATCGCGGCACTCCTGATGGATTCGGCTGCAGCCTTGACCGCTTCGGTTGGACGCTGCGAGCCGCTTGGCTGCATGGTCACGCTCTCGACGGTGGGCAGCGAAGGACAAGTAGAGCTGGGCGAAACCGTGCGCGCAGCGCGCGCGGGTGGGCTCGAAAGAGTCAGCGAGCGACTTCGCCGTGCGGTCGATAACGACGAGCTCGATGCATCGATCGATATCAACGGGCTCGCGCGGTTCGTGCTCGCCGTGCAGAACGGCATGTCGCTGATGGCGCGGGATGGGGCGAGCCGGGAAGAATTAGAGGCCGTGGCCCGCCACACGATGCGTGGCTGGGACAGCCAAACCGGCGCCTGA
- a CDS encoding nuclear transport factor 2 family protein, whose protein sequence is MTYDRSTVEAVIQHYFDGLYEADADKLGAIFHPSADLRWVENGELKVLTVPDWMAMVRKRSSGKADGKAREDFIVTVDRSDEKTAFIKVRCQLPPRYFTDYLVAMKLADGWQIVSKSYRYDLRD, encoded by the coding sequence GTGACCTATGATCGTTCGACCGTCGAAGCCGTGATCCAGCACTATTTTGATGGCCTTTACGAAGCTGATGCCGATAAGCTCGGCGCGATCTTCCATCCGAGCGCAGATCTGCGCTGGGTCGAGAATGGTGAGCTCAAGGTTCTCACTGTGCCGGACTGGATGGCGATGGTCCGCAAGCGGAGCTCCGGCAAGGCCGATGGCAAGGCGCGCGAGGATTTCATCGTTACGGTCGATCGCTCCGATGAGAAGACAGCTTTTATCAAGGTGCGCTGCCAATTGCCGCCGCGCTACTTCACCGACTATCTGGTCGCGATGAAGCTCGCCGACGGCTGGCAAATCGTCTCGAAATCTTATCGCTACGATTTGCGGGACTGA
- a CDS encoding DUF2867 domain-containing protein has product MVSAVQPTADIDAFLAGAQFADAFCITTATTLSAREAAERMLSRSPWWVDALMKLRDAIVTPLGLKTAKSARNEKVEKVGFFPLLSETPQRLVAGFNDSHLDFRVVIDVASLEAGQRVTATTIVLTHNWIGRTYLTIITPFHRMVVRSMLKQVQQKP; this is encoded by the coding sequence ATGGTCTCAGCAGTCCAGCCTACCGCCGACATCGACGCATTCCTTGCCGGCGCGCAATTCGCCGATGCCTTCTGCATCACGACCGCTACGACGCTGTCCGCGCGCGAGGCCGCCGAACGCATGCTCAGCCGCTCGCCGTGGTGGGTGGACGCGCTGATGAAGCTCCGCGACGCCATCGTCACGCCACTTGGGTTGAAGACGGCGAAATCGGCACGCAATGAAAAGGTTGAAAAGGTGGGTTTCTTCCCGCTGCTGAGCGAGACGCCGCAGCGCCTGGTGGCTGGCTTCAATGACAGCCACCTCGATTTTCGCGTGGTGATCGACGTCGCATCCCTCGAAGCCGGCCAACGCGTGACGGCAACGACCATCGTACTGACCCATAACTGGATTGGCCGGACCTATCTCACGATCATCACACCGTTCCACCGTATGGTCGTCCGTTCCATGCTGAAGCAGGTGCAACAAAAACCGTGA
- a CDS encoding FUSC family protein: protein MFGVLKRVAAFFRAHTIELGLGIRVTAAALTSLIVALTFGLKLPLWAVLTAIIVTQMSVGRSLKATRDYLIGTIGGAVYGGAVAILIPHSNESMLLLVLVLAVAPLAFIAAINPSLNVAPVTAIIVLLLPLMNHNTPLESAIDRVLEVTVGAITGLLVSFIVLPSRAHSQVRINAAHALDLIATALSELLAALTRGRDNEALHRLQDGIGHAITSLQAIGAEAERERAAHLSKGPDTGPLLRTTLRLRHDLVMIGRSTVVPLPSPLQVRLAGPLARVSEAMATFLHSTAVALRSGTGAPAIYPVQTALKLYGEEVAKLRQEGLTRGLPGDMAERFFAIGFSLEQMRQNLKDLERCVSEWAEADPPLAGKKVIDAT from the coding sequence ATGTTTGGAGTGCTGAAACGTGTGGCGGCCTTCTTCCGCGCCCATACGATCGAACTCGGGCTTGGCATCCGGGTGACGGCGGCCGCGCTGACGTCGCTGATCGTGGCGCTGACATTTGGGCTCAAGCTGCCGCTCTGGGCGGTGCTGACTGCAATCATCGTCACCCAGATGAGCGTGGGGCGCTCGCTAAAAGCGACGCGCGATTATCTCATCGGTACCATCGGTGGCGCGGTTTATGGCGGCGCCGTGGCGATCCTGATTCCACATTCCAATGAGAGCATGCTGCTGCTCGTCCTGGTGCTGGCAGTGGCGCCGCTGGCCTTCATCGCCGCCATCAATCCCAGCCTCAATGTCGCGCCGGTGACGGCCATCATCGTGCTGCTGTTGCCATTAATGAACCACAACACGCCGCTGGAGTCTGCCATCGATCGGGTGCTCGAAGTCACCGTCGGCGCGATCACCGGTTTGCTCGTGTCCTTCATCGTACTGCCCTCGCGCGCGCATAGCCAGGTCCGGATCAATGCGGCGCACGCGCTCGATCTGATCGCCACGGCTCTCTCCGAGCTTTTGGCCGCGCTGACGCGTGGTCGCGATAACGAAGCGTTGCATCGGCTTCAGGATGGCATCGGTCATGCGATCACCAGCCTGCAGGCGATCGGTGCCGAAGCCGAGCGCGAACGTGCGGCGCACCTCTCCAAGGGACCCGATACCGGTCCGCTACTGCGCACCACGCTGCGTCTGCGCCACGATCTGGTCATGATCGGGCGTTCCACCGTTGTGCCTCTGCCATCGCCGTTGCAGGTCAGGCTTGCCGGCCCGCTGGCGCGGGTGAGCGAGGCAATGGCAACCTTCCTGCATTCGACCGCGGTGGCGCTGCGTAGCGGTACCGGTGCGCCGGCCATTTATCCGGTGCAGACGGCCTTGAAACTCTACGGAGAGGAGGTCGCCAAACTCCGTCAGGAAGGGCTGACGCGCGGCCTGCCCGGCGATATGGCCGAGCGCTTTTTTGCCATCGGTTTTTCGCTGGAGCAGATGAGGCAGAACCTGAAGGACCTCGAGCGTTGCGTTTCCGAATGGGCCGAGGCCGATCCGCCGCTGGCGGGCAAGAAAGTCATTGACGCGACATGA